The Neomonachus schauinslandi chromosome 4, ASM220157v2, whole genome shotgun sequence genome includes a region encoding these proteins:
- the COMMD5 gene encoding COMM domain-containing protein 5 isoform X1: MCRDVIPSVAAETFLLGCLIKKEEAAMSGLGTAAPYLHYPGDSHSGRVSFLGAQLPPEVAAMPRLLGDLDRGTFRKLLKLVVSSLQGEDCQEAVQRLRAGADLSEERLGVLLAATNTLLQQAIRLPPASLKPDAFKDQLQELCIPQDLVTDLASVVFGSQRLLLNSVAGQQGACLPHVAGLWWRVDVAISTSALARSLQPSVLMQLKLSDGSAFRFEIPTAKFQELRYSVALVLKEMADLEKRCELKLQD, translated from the exons ATGTGCCGTGACGTTATACCGTCAG TTGCAGCTGAGACCTTTCTTCTGGGCTGCTTGATCAAAAAGGAGGAAGCAGCAATGTCTGGCTTGGGGACTGCAGCTCCATACCTGCATTACCCTGGTGATAGCCACAGTGGCCGGGTGAGTTTCCTGGGGGCCCAGCTCCCCCCAGAAGTGGCAGCAATGCCCCGGCTCCTGGGAGACCTGGACAGGGGCACATTCAGAAAGTTGCTGAAGCTGGTGGTCAGCAGTCTACAGGGAGAGGACTGCCAGGAGGCTGTGCAGCGCCTCAGGGCCGGAGCAGACCTGTCGGAGGAACGGCTGGGTGTCCTCCTTGCCGCCACAAACACGCTGCTCCAGCAGGCCATCCGGCTGCCCCCAGCCAGCCTGAAGCCTGACGCCTTCAAGGACCAGCTCCAGGAGCTCTGCATCCCCCAAGACCTGGTCACAGACTTGGCCAGTGTGGTGTTTGGGAGCCAGCGGCTTCTCCTCAACTCTGTGGCCGGGCAGCAGGGGGCCTGCCTGCCCCATGTTGCCGGCTTGTGGTGGAGGGTGGACGTGGCAATCTCCACCAGTGCCCTGGCCCGCTCCCTGCAGCCAAGTGTCCTGATGCAGCTGAAGCTTTCAGATGGGTCGGCATTCCGCTTTGAGATCCCCACAGCCAAGTTCCAGGAGCTGCGGTACAGTGTGGCCCTGGTCCTCAAGGAGATGGCCGACCTGGAGAAGAGGTGTGAGCTCAAACTGCAGGACTGA
- the COMMD5 gene encoding COMM domain-containing protein 5 isoform X2: protein MSGLGTAAPYLHYPGDSHSGRVSFLGAQLPPEVAAMPRLLGDLDRGTFRKLLKLVVSSLQGEDCQEAVQRLRAGADLSEERLGVLLAATNTLLQQAIRLPPASLKPDAFKDQLQELCIPQDLVTDLASVVFGSQRLLLNSVAGQQGACLPHVAGLWWRVDVAISTSALARSLQPSVLMQLKLSDGSAFRFEIPTAKFQELRYSVALVLKEMADLEKRCELKLQD from the coding sequence ATGTCTGGCTTGGGGACTGCAGCTCCATACCTGCATTACCCTGGTGATAGCCACAGTGGCCGGGTGAGTTTCCTGGGGGCCCAGCTCCCCCCAGAAGTGGCAGCAATGCCCCGGCTCCTGGGAGACCTGGACAGGGGCACATTCAGAAAGTTGCTGAAGCTGGTGGTCAGCAGTCTACAGGGAGAGGACTGCCAGGAGGCTGTGCAGCGCCTCAGGGCCGGAGCAGACCTGTCGGAGGAACGGCTGGGTGTCCTCCTTGCCGCCACAAACACGCTGCTCCAGCAGGCCATCCGGCTGCCCCCAGCCAGCCTGAAGCCTGACGCCTTCAAGGACCAGCTCCAGGAGCTCTGCATCCCCCAAGACCTGGTCACAGACTTGGCCAGTGTGGTGTTTGGGAGCCAGCGGCTTCTCCTCAACTCTGTGGCCGGGCAGCAGGGGGCCTGCCTGCCCCATGTTGCCGGCTTGTGGTGGAGGGTGGACGTGGCAATCTCCACCAGTGCCCTGGCCCGCTCCCTGCAGCCAAGTGTCCTGATGCAGCTGAAGCTTTCAGATGGGTCGGCATTCCGCTTTGAGATCCCCACAGCCAAGTTCCAGGAGCTGCGGTACAGTGTGGCCCTGGTCCTCAAGGAGATGGCCGACCTGGAGAAGAGGTGTGAGCTCAAACTGCAGGACTGA